One genomic region from Quercus robur chromosome 4, dhQueRobu3.1, whole genome shotgun sequence encodes:
- the LOC126722739 gene encoding putative disease resistance protein RGA3 produces MAEAILFGLAQKMIENLGSQTFQEIGSLWGVKGELEKIKNTVCTIQAVLQDAAEKQSHDHQVKDWLQKLNDAVYDADDLLSEFSTEAMRRRAVSGNKVTKEVRTFFSSSNQLAFRGKMSSKIKAMRQKLNAIAEDRKNFRLEEYHVETNDVRRKREPTHSFVREEKVIGREDDRKAIIDLLLDSNVEENVSVIPIVGIGGLGKTTLAQYVYNDEKLKNCFELKMWVCISDVFELKIIIEKIIASATGYALGNLEIDQLQRQLREKIDRKKYLLVLDDVWNEDREKWLNLRDILMGGSKGSKIIITTRSRLVAKITHTVSPYILKGLSEERSWILFEQVAFSKGQVTNNPTLVTIGREIVKICQGVPLAIMSIGHVLYCKETESEWLLMKNNLLTNVIKRNEIFPILKLSYDNLPSHLKSCFAFCSLFPKDYEMDKDTMIQLWIAQGFIQSSNKNQQLEDTSHGPARCTWLFF; encoded by the coding sequence ATGGCTGAAGCGATCCTATTTGGTCTTGCAcagaaaatgatagaaaatttgGGCTCTCAGACTTTCCAAGAGATTGGATCACTGTGGGGTGTCAAAGGTGAGCttgaaaaaatcaagaacacTGTGTGCACAATTCAAGCTGTACTTCAGGATGCAGCGGAGAAACAGAGTCATGATCATCAAGTCAAGGACTGGCTCCAAAAGCTCAACGATGCAGTTTATGATGCAGATGACTTGTTGAGTGAATTTTCCACTGAAGCTATGCGGCGAAGAGCAGTGAGTGGGAATAAAGTCACAAAAGAGGTACGCactttcttttcaagttcaaacCAACTAGCTTTTCGTGGTAAGATGAGTAGTAAAATAAAGGCAATGAGGCAAAAACTAAATGCGATAGCAGAAGATAGGAAAAACTTTCGCTTGGAAGAATACCATGTAGAGACAAATGATGTGAGAAGGAAGAGGGAACCAACTCACTCATTTGTACGTGAAGAAAAAGTTATTGGGAGGGAAGATGATAGAAAGGCTATCATAGACCTATTATTGGACTCTAATGTAGAGGAGAATGTTTCGGTCATTCCCATTGTGGGGATAGGGGGACTAGGGAAGACTACACTTGCTCAATATGTGTACAATGATGAGAAACTCAAAAATTGTTTTGAGTTAAAAATGTGGGTATGTATTTCCGATGTCTTCgagttaaaaataattattgaaaaGATAATAGCATCTGCTACAGGTTATGCACTTGGAAATTTGGAAATAGATCAATTGCAAAGGCAACTTCGTGAAAAAATTGATCGAAAAAAATACTTACTAGTATTGGATGATGTATGGAATGAAGACCGTGAAAAATGGTTAAACTTGAGGGATATTTTAATGGGTGGTTCAAAAGGAAGTAAGATTATAATTACTACTCGTAGTAGATTGGTTGCAAAGATTACACACACAGTTTCACCATATATTCTCAAAGGTCTCTCTGAAGAACGATCCTGGATTTTATTTGAGCAAGTGGCATTTAGTAAAGGGCAAGTCACCAATAATCCTACATTAGTTACAATTGGAAGGGAGATTGTAAAAATATGTCAAGGGGTACCCCTTGCCATCATGTCCATAGGACATGTGTTATATTGTAAGGAAACAGAATCTGAATGGTTACTCATGAAGAATAATCTACTAACAAATGTAATTAAAAGAAATGAGATTTTCCCAATTTTAAAGTTGAGTTATGATAATCTCCCATCACATTTAAAGAgttgttttgctttttgctcTTTGTTTCCCAAAGATTATGAAATGGATAAGGACACCATGATACAACTATGGATAGCACAGGGGTTTATCCAATCAtcaaacaaaaaccaacaattAGAGGATACTAGTCACGGACCCGCGCGTTGCACgtggttatttttttaa
- the LOC126724295 gene encoding stromal 70 kDa heat shock-related protein, chloroplastic-like: protein MFLEVGDGVFEVLSTSGDTHLGGDDFDKRIVDWLAQNFKRDEGIDLLKDKQALQRLTETAEKAKMELSSLTQTSISLPFITATADGPKHIDTTLTRVKFEELCSDLLDMLQGPVETALKDANLSFKDLDEVILVGGSTRIPSIQELVKKMTGKEPNVTVSPDEVVALGAAVQDG, encoded by the exons ATGT TTCTTGAGGTTGGAGATGGAGTATTTGAGGTACTTTCCACATCAGGGGACACTCATCTAGGAGGAGATGATTTTGACAAG AGAATAGTTGATTGGCTTGCCCAAAACTTTAAAAGAGATGAAGGAATAGACCTTCTGAAAGACAAGCAAGCTCTACAACGTCTCACAGAGACTGCGGAGAAAGCAAAGATGGAGCTGTCATCTCTGACTCAGACCAGTATTAG TTTACCTTTCATTACCGCCACTGCGGATGGCCCAAAACACATTGACACCACCCTGACAAGGGTCAAATTTGAAGAATTATGTTCAGATTTGCTAGACAT GTTACAAGGACCAGTTGAAACTGCCTTGAAAGATGCaaatctttccttcaaagatTTAGATGAAGTAATCCTTGTTGGTGGTTCTACTCGCATCCCATCTATTCAGGAGCTTGTGAAGAAGATGACTGGAAAAGAGCCCAATGTGACTGTAAGTCCTGATGAAGTTGTTGCTCTTGGGGCTGCAGTTCAG GATGGTTAG